Proteins encoded together in one Miscanthus floridulus cultivar M001 chromosome 16, ASM1932011v1, whole genome shotgun sequence window:
- the LOC136513071 gene encoding gamma-tubulin complex component 4-like, giving the protein MLHELLLALLGFTGDFVLDASPPRRRSASQEAGRDGDGDRDGEVGPAFRLAPDLTFLQPSERTAIERLISLGFYYRELNRFATESRDLSWIQCSVDVSSPHSDKSQKGKARKGSVYRRAIANGITEILSVYRSAVLQVEQNLLSDPLPILATVTHGLNKFEVLLPPLYELVMEIEKKDIKGGQLLNLLHKRCHCGVPELQSCIQRLLWHGHQVMFNQLTSWMVYGILQDQYSEFFIRRQDDRDGENESSQRDVSDKFKQKLAKDKSLASWHTGFHVSLAMLPEYIHMRVAESILFAGKAIRVLRNPSPGATLQEPVNQSQNSKGSLGMQSFVGGSGAPKELPSFSNISAEELLPQAEADKIDVMLKELKHSSEFHKRPFESAVGSIRTIAANHLWQLVVVRADLNGHLKALKDYFLLAKGDFFQCFLEESRQLMRLPPRQSTAEADLMIPFQLAALKTIGEEDKYFTRVSLRMLSYGMKSSTSQKDLQKPNASELSSQGKATSELALDGWDSIALEYTVDWPLQLFFTPDVLSKYRKVFQYLIRLKRTQMELEKSWAAVMHKDHADFSDYCKDRKNNSATQLRRQRSKPLWRVREHMAFLIRNLQFYIQVDVIESQWNVLQSHVQDSHDFTELVSFHQEYLSALISQSFLDIGSVSRILDSIMKLCLQFCWSIEQYETRPNISEIDHITEEFNKKSNSLYTILRSSRLAGSQRAPFLRQFLMRLNFNSFFETTARGVMNSGRLRPSTAGAQL; this is encoded by the exons GACTGCTATTGAGAGGCTCATATCTCTGGGATTTTACTACAGAGAACTGAACCGCTTTGCAACCGAGTCTCGTGACCTGAGCTGGATTCAGTGTTCTGTAGATGTTTCATCACCTCATTCTGATAAATCTCAGAAGGGAAAAGCAAGAAAAGGGAGTGTGTACAGGAGGGCAATTGCCAATGGTATTACTGAGATTCTGTCAGTGTACAGATCAGCTGTTCTACAGGTTGAGCAAAACCTGTTGTCAGATCCGTTGCCTATCCTCGCGACAGTAACTCATGGGTTAAATAAG TTTGAGGTCCTTCTGCCTCCACTGTATGAGCTTGTTATGGAAATCGAGAAGAAAGACATCAAGGGTGGACAACTTCTTAATCTTTTGCACAAACGGTGCCATTGTGGGGTTCCAGAACTGCAAAGCTGCATTCAGAG GCTACTTTGGCATGGACACCAGGTCATGTTCAACCAGCTGACATCTTGGATGGTTTATGGGATTCTTCAAGATCAGTACAGTGAATTTTTCATTAGAAG GCAAGACGACAGGGATGGGGAGAATGAATCATCTCAGCGTGATGTTTCTGATAAGTTTAAGCAGAAATTAGCTAAAGACAAATCCCTGGCTAGTTGGCATACAGGATTTCATGTATCATTG GCCATGTTGCCTGAGTATATCCACATGCGAGTTGCAGAGTCCATTCTCTTCGCTGGCAAAGCAATAAGGGTGCTTCGAAATCCAAGTCCTGGTGCTACATTGCAGGAACCTGTTAACCAAAGCCAGAACTCTAAAGGATCTCTTGGAATGCAAAGCTTTGTAGGAGGTTCTGGTGCTCCAAAAGAACTGCCAAGCTTCTCTAACATCAGCGCAGAAGAACTACTGCCACAAGCTGAAGCTGATAAAATTGATGTTATGCTCAAGGAGCTAAAG CATTCTTCTGAATTTCACAAACGACCTTTTGAGTCTGCTGTTGGTTCAATACGTACAATTGCAGCTAATCATCTCTGGCAG CTAGTGGTGGTACGtgctgatctcaacggtcatttgAAGGCATTGAAAGATTATTTTCTTTTAGCAAAAGGTGACTTTTTCCAG TGTTTTCTTGAGGAAAGCCGCCAATTAATGCGTTTACCACCTCGTCAATCTACAGCCGAAGCAGATCTCATGATCCCATTTCAGCTG GCTGCACTGAAGACTATCGGTGAGGAAGACAAGTACTTTACCAGAGTCTCATTAAG GATGCTATCATATGGTATGAAAAGTAGCACATCTCAGAAAGATCTCCAAAAACCCAATGCTTCAGAGCTTTCTTCACAAGGAAAAGCTACATCAGAATTAGCACTTGATGGGTGGGATAGTATTGCTCTGGAATATACTGTCGACTGGcctctgcagctcttcttcactcCTGACGTTCTGTCCAA GTATCGCAAGGTTTTCCAGTATCTCATCCGATTGAAGAGGACACAAATGGAACTTGAGAAATCCTGGGCAGCTGTAATGCATAAAGACCATGCTGATTTTTCTGATTACTGCAAGGATCGGAAAAATAACTCTGCAACACAACTGCGTCGACAACGCTCTAAGCCTTTGTGGCGAGTAAGGGAGCATATGGCATTCTTGATCAGAAACCTACAATTTTACATACAG GTTGATGTAATTGAGTCACAGTGGAATGTTTTACAATCTCATGTGCAAGATTCACATGATTTTACAGAGCTAGTGAGCTTTCATCAAGA ATATTTGTCAGCGCTGATTTCCCAATCCTTCCTGGATATTGGATCAGTCTCTAGGATACTAGACAGCATAATGAAGCTTTGCTTGCAGTTCTGCTGGAGCATTGAGCAATATGAAACTCGCCCAAATATTTCTGAGATTGATCACATAACTGAG gaGTTCAACAAGAAGTCAAATTCGCTGTACACTATCTTGAGGAGTAGTCGCCTCGCGGGTAGTCAAAGAGCACCTTTCCTGAGGCAATTTCTGATGAGGCTAAACTTCAACTCTTTCTTCGAG ACCACCGCAAGGGGAGTGATGAATTCAGGAAGGCTGCGCCCAAGCACTGCAGGTGCTCAGCTGTAA